Within Nakaseomyces glabratus chromosome G, complete sequence, the genomic segment AACAAGCTCcactttgaagaagttatCCGAAAGACTAACGCTTCAACAGTACAAAGCAATACAATCAAATTTCGCGAATATCAGAAACAGCGATCCTAATGGTGTTCATCtacaatattttgttgcTTCTAGAAATGATCCAAGTGGTATCCTTTACTCAAGTGGTATTCCATTACCTATTGCTACAAGATTAACTGCATTGGCAAAGATAGCCACTAATATCATTTCTACACATGGATTCAATAACCAGACAATTGACCTACTCTTTACTCCAGGTCTAAAAGATTACGACTTTGTTGTTCAAATGAAGACACCAGTATCTTTGAAGATCAGCTCAGGTATTATTGAGCCATCTGAATTCAAGAATATTTCAAATGGTGCCTCAAGGTCTTTCCCAGATGATCTTGATGACATGAGCGAGAAGATGGATCCAACTCTTCAACTTGTCAAATACTTAAACATGAAGTATTCTAATAGTATTGTGTTCTCAAGTCATAAGTACGTTGGAGTTAATGGTGGAGAAAAGGGAGATGTCAACGTTATCACTGGTCTAATCAAACCTACTTTCaagaaggaaaataaaTTCAGAGTTGGTATGGATTGTAATGTCAAGcctattgatgaagaaaaggtAATTTTAAATAAGGAAGCTATTTTCCATGAAATCGCCGCATTCGGACACGAATTAATAACCGATTTTGAGGTCAATAATTGAGATGATCAGCTCCAATAGCAAAAATATAAGTACTTTATTGCcgcattttcttttctagcATTCTATAgcattaatattatataatcAGTGATCAATGCTGATACTTACCAAAAGTGaattaaattttaattaaataatttcatattttgttcttcGAATGATACACGGACTCccaatgaaatgaaaattacTGCAATAGATGCCATGTGATGGATATATAACTAGAATTTCAACAAGATTATACTTTAGAGTGCAATAGGACAGTATTAGAAATCTAATAGACAGAAAGTAAATGTCTGATATTGAGAGTGAAGCCGATCTATTAGCTGATCTGGACAACGATTTTGAGGACAATGAGATATCAGATGGTGGCGATGAGTTAGAAGATAAAAGCATTGAGGACCTAGATGTTACAGAGGCATACGACTTTAAAAATCAGCACTATGAAGCCAATGACGAGGATCAAATTATAGTGGACAATTCTGCAAAGACTCTTAAAGATTTAGTGAAATATTTGGGTGCCAAGTCCAATGTTGATCATAAAGGGCTTCAAACAGAAATTGTTAATCTTGAAACGATCAAACATCTAATAGCTATCAGTAGTAATGAACCCGAGATAATAAAGACattaaatgaaatacaGCAATACTGTAAAGTGATATCTGAAAAGTGCTATTTCGAACTAACAGAAATATATGAAGATAAGTTTTCTGAACTCAAGTCGATACTTAGACTACCTCACCAATATGCGCAATGCATATCTCTTCTCGAGCAAGGCTTAGAATTGGAGCAGGTTGTGCTGAGGTTTGAAGAACTATGTTCAACAAGTCGAGAGCTCATAATGGTTTTAAATATGTCTCTCCGTGCTGACTACAAAGGAAACTATAAACTCACAGATACGAATAAAAAATCTCTTCATAAGCTCACctcaataatatttgaGGCTCACGACATAATAAGATTTGTATCTGTTGAAATTGCCAATAGAATTGGTGAAATTGCACCTAATTTATGTGCTCTACTGGGTACAAACACTGCATCTCTATTAGTTTCGCATACTGGTGGTCTTTTACAACTCAGTAAAATTCCAAGTTGTAACATTGCTAATATTGGCAAGAAAAATACGAAAGACCATAATATCTTGAATTTCTCAAATCCAGGTGGctatatatttcaaaatgaGCTCGTTCAAAACCAACCTATTGAGAACCACAAACAAATGATGAGGATGCTGTCATCTAAAGTCTCACTGGCGGCTCGTGTTGATGCTGGACTCAAGACTGGTGATAAGAACAATAAATTAGGAAAGCAGTGGAGAGTGGagattgaagaaaagataaagaagataAGAGCACCACCTAATATATCTGATGTGAAAGCACTACCGATCCCAGAGGATAAACCCAAAAAGAAACGTGCTGGTCGAAAATTCAGAAAATACAAAGAGCAGTTTAAACTCTCAGGTACAAGACAATTGCAAAACAGAATGGTATTTGGCAAACAGGAAGCTACGATATATGATACTTTTGGAGATGAAGTAGGTCTAGGGATGACCtcacaaagaaaaaatggaCTGGCAATCTCTACAACAGGCTCAAGTTTTGGTGTGAAGAAACCTCAATAcattcaaaagaaattgaaggacTCGAAAAGATCAACTCAAGAATACATCGACGCTCTAGCTGATAGAATAGACGAGCATGCGAATCTCATTAAACCAAACGGCAGTTAATAGACAATATTCGTACCAATCCTGAACATGACGTCCTGCTTTGATTCCgaactatttttttatttagcATCATACATATTTTTAATCTTATAGACAATATCTTCGGCATAATAGATCAATTCTTTGAACAGAGTATCCCAGTTGTACCATTAACTAGGTCAAAAATAGCTTCCCAAGTTAAGATGTTCAAGCATATGAATACATCACGTGACTACTACCTGTTACAGCAATCGATATAATTATGAGATGGAAGAGCAAAATTGCGAGATCAGCAAAAGACGTCATTATTACATTTCCAAAATGAGTAAGTTGTAAATAGTGAAGGATGATTCACCTGTAAGGATAATAGGCAAAATGATAATTGGCAAGGTACGTGGCTTAATATTGGTATACAGAGTCTTCAACTACCCGTAGGTTATTGTTACTATTATACATTGTCCCGATTAAATAgggaaatcaaaaaatatatttatggAGTTGTGTTGTCATTTGACGGTGTGCGGAGAATTGTAGATCAAAATCGCTTATAGCAATCAATcagatataaaaaaaagaaggtAGTTATTTGAGTTTTTACTATATCGTTTTGATTTGTCAACAAAGTGAGGAAGTATAAACCGACAATAAACATGAATCATTTTAACCACGCCTATTTACGGGATCATACACCTACACCATCGCCAAAGAAAGATGGTGTCAATAACTTAGAGCAGGAGCTATCCGCAATGGATATCGACGATTCTGCTAACGATACGAATATTGACGAGCTGTTACATTCACCAAAGAAGTTACCTGCTGGTTTCAGGAGTAAAGCGagtaataataaaactCAGAGACTCGTTGGTGTATGCAAAATGTATTTTCTCGAATACTACTGTGACATGTTTGACTATGTCATTAGTAGGAGACAAAGgacaaaacaaataatgGAATATTTAAGACAAGAGAATGAAAATGGTAGACTTGATGAACACACAGCAGATACTGAATGGAGAGGATATCTGGCAAAGGAAAACAATATTCTCAGGAAAAGACGATTAAagccaaaaaataatgattttgaaatgtTGACACAGGTTGGTCAAGGTGGCTATGGCCAGGTATATCTTGCAAGAAAGAGAGATACAAAGGAGGTTTGTGCtctcaaaatattgaataaGAAATTGCTTCATAGATTAAATGAAACAAATCATGTTTTGACTGAGAGAGATATCTTAACTACAACACGTTCTGAATGGCTAGTCAAGCTTCTTTACGCATTTCAGGATTCTTCCAGCTTGTACCTTGCAATGGAATTTGTACCAGGTGGTGATTTTAGGACTCTACTCATAAATACCAAGTATTTGAAAAGCACACATGCCAGGTTTTATATTAGTGAAATGTTTTGTGCTGTCAATGCTCTCCATGAGCTTGGTTATACACATAGGGATCTTAAACCGGAAAATTTCCTAATAGATGCAAAAGGACATATTAAATTAACTGATTTCGGATTAGCTGCAGGTACAGTATCAAACGAAAGAATAGAGAGTATGAAAATACGGTTGGAAGAAGTTAAGAATCTGGAATTTCCAGCGTTTACTGAACGCCCAATAGAagatagaagaaaaatgtaTCATGATTTGAGAGATACCGATATAAATTATGCCAACTCTATGGTGGGATCCCCAGATTACATGGCATTAGAAGTATTAGAAGGTAAGAAGTACGATTTCACTGTAGATTATTGGTCATTGGGATGCATGCTGTTCGAAAGTTTAGTTAGTTTTACACCCTTCAGTGGCGCGACAACAAATGAGACATATGAAAACCTGAGACATTGGAGGAAGACATTGAGGAGACCCAGGTTAGGCAATGGACGATATGCGGTTTCTGATAGAACTTGGGCTTTCATCACTAGTTTAATTGCTGATCCAATAAATAGACTGAAGTCTTTTGAACATGTGAAGCGAATGCCATACTTCTCAGAAATAGATTTCTCAAAATTACGAGAAATGTCTCCACCGTTCATACCACAACTTGATAGTGAAGTTGATGCGGGTTATTTTGACGATTTTACAAATGAAGCTGATATGGCAAAGTATGCTGATGTTTTCAAAAGGCAAAACAAGTTGAATGCTATGATTGATGACTCTGCAGTTGATTCCAAATTAGTTGGTTTCACCTTTAGACACAGGAACGGTAAGCACGGTTCGAGTGGTATACTATATAATGGTGCAGAACATTCGGATCCCTTTGCAACATTTTACTAGTTAAgtagatatatataacattccgcataaatttttttcataataaagaataaatcGTATGTTCATTCGGAAACCATAATTAAGAGTCATCCTTTAGTACAAATTACTCACAGATTTGTACCTATCCAAATCTCATTCTGATATCTCTGTTTGACTtgataatatatttttgcaatCTAATATAATGTTTTCAAAAGGGAAAAAATAATCTgcatcaaaaaaaaaagcgatgagctgtgTGCCAATTGATTGACTAAAAAATCACAAATCcataatattaaattagACTCTTCTCTCAAATTGTAAACAAAGTTATAAAGAGACATAAAGGTTTGTAATTGAAACGACTATGAAGATAATGGTGGCCAACCCTGGGTTGGAAAACACAAAAGAAGCCTTGGATAAAATTCAAATAGCAAATGAGAAAAATGGTCCATTTGAGACTGTATTCCTGTTGGGGCAAAATAAAGAGGATACGAGTTATGATCTTAAGGATACAAACACAATACTTGTAAcaaatcaattgaaaaatggCCGTACTACAAGAAAATCATCTGTAATCATATTGCATGGATTTGGTATAATGAAACTGGCATCGGGCCTAGTAGTTGGATATATtacattatcaaaaaattcattacagcaagagaagaaatcaattttGGAATATTTTAAGGCCAGTaaagaatttattgatgTATTGGTTACTAACATTGGTTCAAAAGCTGTTGCCTCGCATTTGCAGTACAAAGCGAATGGCAATTCAATCATAGATGAAGTGATGAAACATTGTAAACCACAATACCATTTAACGTATGATGGTGATAGAGGCTATCACGATATGAAACCCTTCTGCTGGGGAGAGACAAGCTCTGATAGTCAAATAACGAGATATTACAATCTTCCTTCTTACTCCCCAATAACAAAAAGTAAATGGATTGTTGCCTTTTCTATTGAGCCAGGTAAGGACtttaatgaaataaatgaCTATAAGAACGAGCTTGGAACAAATCCATACTTATTAAAACCAGCACTGAAGAGGGACCGTAGTGGAATTGAACAGAATGCCCatacaaagaaaactaaaataGACTCTACAACTTGTCATTTTTGCTTTAGTAATCCTAATGTTGAAGACCAAATGATTGTTGCTATAGCCAAACATTCGTACTTGACTCTTGCCAAAGGACCATTAACAGTACCAAAAGGAGATATGAGTTTTTCAGGCCATGCATTGATCACGCCTATTAACCATGTTGCTAAGATTGACAAATCATTAGACAATGAACTCAGTAAAGAAATCGAGTTGTTTGAATCTAGAGTAGCAAAGATGAACTACAAGTTGTTCGATTGCTCAACAGTAGTATTTGAAATCCAATCTGATAAAGCTATACATTTTCATAAACAAGTAATACCAGTACcgaaatatttgataactaaatttgaaagagcaTTAGACAGGCAAGTTCATATCAACTCTGAGAGAGGTAACTGCAAATTAGAATTTGAGAAGTTTGACGGTTTAGATAATGAGGAGTATCGTAAGATTGTCGGCAGAAAAGATACTAATTATCTACAATTTACGATTTACGAGACTGACACATCAAAAGCCACAATATACATATCAAGTTTTGATATCACAGAAAGGTTAGACCTCCAATATGGTAGGCGTACTTTAGCATTTGTGCTAAATCTACCAAAGAGGGTCCAATGGAATTCACCAATATGTCAACAATCGAAGGAACAGGAACTAAAAGAAGCACAATTGTACCAAAAGAGTTTTaagaattttgatttcacCTTGGAATAAACTCTATTAAAActggaagaaaagaaagaacaaaaaagaaaaaaaagtacGGCAATATATCTGATACGAAACTTAAAGCATACCCGCCCGCATGAACTAGCATGCTATTTACATTTCGATGGAAGACTCTTGAAATTATCGACTACTGTCATTTTGACATCATAACAGTATATACCATTTGTCTGTTCATGTGATATAATCGTGTTAACGCGAGAATTAATCTTGATTTCGTATATAATGagtgaaaatttttgatgaGCAAATGCTGAAAAATTCAtgagttttttctttcttttgatgcgatgagctgtaTCCAATTGAGCTTACCACGTACTCTCGAGAGTAACCCACGACAGTGGACCATACACCATCGGGTGCTTTGTTCACTGCTTGCAGGAAAATTAGCAAATGATTGTTATCATCATTGCTTTAATTATGTCAAAAGTTATTAGCTAGC encodes:
- the PRP31 gene encoding U4/U6-U5 snRNP complex subunit PRP31 (CAGL0G03025g~Ortholog(s) have role in spliceosomal snRNP assembly and U4/U6 x U5 tri-snRNP complex, mitochondrion localization), whose translation is MSDIESEADLLADLDNDFEDNEISDGGDELEDKSIEDLDVTEAYDFKNQHYEANDEDQIIVDNSAKTLKDLVKYLGAKSNVDHKGLQTEIVNLETIKHLIAISSNEPEIIKTLNEIQQYCKVISEKCYFELTEIYEDKFSELKSILRLPHQYAQCISLLEQGLELEQVVLRFEELCSTSRELIMVLNMSLRADYKGNYKLTDTNKKSLHKLTSIIFEAHDIIRFVSVEIANRIGEIAPNLCALLGTNTASLLVSHTGGLLQLSKIPSCNIANIGKKNTKDHNILNFSNPGGYIFQNELVQNQPIENHKQMMRMLSSKVSLAARVDAGLKTGDKNNKLGKQWRVEIEEKIKKIRAPPNISDVKALPIPEDKPKKKRAGRKFRKYKEQFKLSGTRQLQNRMVFGKQEATIYDTFGDEVGLGMTSQRKNGLAISTTGSSFGVKKPQYIQKKLKDSKRSTQEYIDALADRIDEHANLIKPNGS
- the DBF2 gene encoding serine/threonine-protein kinase DBF2 (CAGL0G03047g~Ortholog(s) have protein kinase activity involved in regulation of protein localization to cell division site involved in cytokinesis, protein serine/threonine kinase activity); its protein translation is MNHFNHAYLRDHTPTPSPKKDGVNNLEQELSAMDIDDSANDTNIDELLHSPKKLPAGFRSKASNNKTQRLVGVCKMYFLEYYCDMFDYVISRRQRTKQIMEYLRQENENGRLDEHTADTEWRGYLAKENNILRKRRLKPKNNDFEMLTQVGQGGYGQVYLARKRDTKEVCALKILNKKLLHRLNETNHVLTERDILTTTRSEWLVKLLYAFQDSSSLYLAMEFVPGGDFRTLLINTKYLKSTHARFYISEMFCAVNALHELGYTHRDLKPENFLIDAKGHIKLTDFGLAAGTVSNERIESMKIRLEEVKNLEFPAFTERPIEDRRKMYHDLRDTDINYANSMVGSPDYMALEVLEGKKYDFTVDYWSLGCMLFESLVSFTPFSGATTNETYENLRHWRKTLRRPRLGNGRYAVSDRTWAFITSLIADPINRLKSFEHVKRMPYFSEIDFSKLREMSPPFIPQLDSEVDAGYFDDFTNEADMAKYADVFKRQNKLNAMIDDSAVDSKLVGFTFRHRNGKHGSSGILYNGAEHSDPFATFY
- the DRN1 gene encoding Drn1p (CAGL0G03069g~Ortholog(s) have RNA lariat debranching enzyme activator activity, role in mRNA splicing, via spliceosome and cytosol, nucleus localization), giving the protein MKIMVANPGLENTKEALDKIQIANEKNGPFETVFLLGQNKEDTSYDLKDTNTILVTNQLKNGRTTRKSSVIILHGFGIMKLASGLVVGYITLSKNSLQQEKKSILEYFKASKEFIDVLVTNIGSKAVASHLQYKANGNSIIDEVMKHCKPQYHLTYDGDRGYHDMKPFCWGETSSDSQITRYYNLPSYSPITKSKWIVAFSIEPGKDFNEINDYKNELGTNPYLLKPALKRDRSGIEQNAHTKKTKIDSTTCHFCFSNPNVEDQMIVAIAKHSYLTLAKGPLTVPKGDMSFSGHALITPINHVAKIDKSLDNELSKEIELFESRVAKMNYKLFDCSTVVFEIQSDKAIHFHKQVIPVPKYLITKFERALDRQVHINSERGNCKLEFEKFDGLDNEEYRKIVGRKDTNYLQFTIYETDTSKATIYISSFDITERLDLQYGRRTLAFVLNLPKRVQWNSPICQQSKEQELKEAQLYQKSFKNFDFTLE